The stretch of DNA CTGGCGTCATGCCTGCTGCCTTGCCAGCGGAGGATGCTGGCGTCTTGCCCGCAACCTTGCCAGCGGAGGGTGCTGGCGTCGTGCCTGCTGCCTTGCCAGCGGAGGATGCTGGCGTCGTGCCTGCTGCCTTGCCAGCGGAGGATGCTGGCGTCATGCCCGCTGGCGGCGGGTGCTGGCGTCTTGCCTGCTGCCTAGCCAGCGGAGGGTGCTGGCGTCCTGCCCGCGACCTTGCCAGCGGAGGATGCTGGCGTCATGCCCGCAACCTCGCCAGCGGAGGGTGCTGGCGTCATGCCTGCTGCCTTGCCAGCGGAGGATGCTGGCGTCGTGCCTGCTGCCTTGCCAGCGGAGGATGCTGGCGTGCTGCCTGCTGCAAGACCAGCCACCCGTCACTCCCGGCCCATACCATTGAGTTGTTCACCGGTTGTCCACGGCAATTGTGCTCTTCGGCCGGTTATCCACGCAAGAATCGGGCGGGGCTCTCCCCGCTGTCCTGTGGCCTCGGTATCTTCAACGGCCAGAACCGCAGCAAGACGGGCCATCCGGTTCGTCACCAACACCAGCGAGACTTTTTCATGCCCGAGTTCATCCATCTGCACAATCACAGCCATTACAGTCTGCTGGACGGAGCGGCCACCGTGCCCCAGCTGGTGGACAAGGCGGTTCAACTGGAAATGCCCGCACTGGCGCTGACCGACCATGGCAACCTGTTCGGCACCCTGGATTTTCACAAGACCTGCCGCGCCAAGGGTGTCAAGCCGATCATCGGCTGCGAAGTCTACGTGGCCCACGGCTCGCGACTGGTCAAGCGCAAGGTGCCCGGGCAGCGCAACTACTATCACATGATCCTGCTGGCCAAGGACATGGAAGGCTATCACAACCTGCTGCGTCTGGTCAGCCGGGGCTATCTCGAAGGCTTCTATTCCAAGCCGCGCGTCGATCGTGAGCTGATCAGCGAGTATCACAAGGGGCTGGTCTGCACCTCCTCCTGCCTTGCCGGAGAAGTGAATCAGGCGCTGGTCAACGACGACTGGACGGCCGCGCTGGACACCGCGCGCTTCTACCGCGATCTCTTTGGCGACGATTTCTACCTGGAAGTGCAGAACCACGGAATCCGCGACGAAGACAAGGCCCGCTCCCGTATCCGCGAACTGAGCGATCAGTTGATGATTCCACTGGTGGCCACCAACGACGTGCACTACCTCGAGCCCACCCACGTCAACAGTCATGACATCTATGTGCGTGTGCGCGACCAGGTGCAGCACGATCCGCGCAACCTGCGCTATGGCACCACGGAGTTGTGGTTCAAGAGCCAGCAGCAGATGTACGACCTGATGATCGGCTTCGAGGATGCCTGCAAGATCACGACTGAAATCGCCGACAAGTGCAATGTGGAACTGGACTTCAGCGCACGCCAGTTGCCCGCCTTTCCCATTCCGGCCGACTCACCGGCCCAGACTCTGGACGAGTATTTTGCCCAGGTCTGCCGCGAAGGACTGATCTGGCGCTACGGACCCAATCCGCCCCAGGGGCACCGCGACCGGCTCGAGTTCGAGATTGGCGTGATCAAGGCGATGGGTTTCCCGGGCTACTTCCTGATCGTCAAGGACTTCATCGATTACGCGCGCCAGCATGACATCCGGGTGGGCCCCGGCCGTGGCAGTGCCGCCGGGTCGATGGTGGCCTATGCCACGGGCATCACCAACATCGACCCACTGGAGTTCGGGCTGCTCTTCGAGCGCTTCCTCAACCCCGAACGCGTCTCCATGCCCGATATCGACATCGACTTCGAGGACAAGCACCGCAGCGAAGTCATCGAGTACGTGCGCGACAAGTACGGGCACGATTGCGTGGCCCAGATCGTGACCTTCGGCCGACTGAAGACCAAGGCCGTGATCAAGGACGTGGGCCGCGTGCTGGGGCTGACCTTCGCCGAGACCGATCACATCACCAAGATGATTCCCGAGAAACTGGCCAATGGCGAGGCCATTACCCTCAAGAATTGCCGGATGCAGCTGCCCGAGCTGAACGAATTGCTCGAGACCGACAAGCGCATGGCCCAGGTCTGGCAGCATGCGGAAGTGCTGGAAGGCCTGAACCGGGCCACGGGTGTGCATGCCGCGGGCGTCGTGATCACTCCCGGCGAGCTGGCCCAGTTCGTGCCCCTGCAGAAGGTAAAAGGTCCCAAGGGCCAGGAAGATGTGATCACCACCCAGTGGGACGGGCAGTGGATCGACGAGGTCGGCCTGCTGAAGATGGACTTTCTGGGTCTGCGCACCCTCACCATCATCAAGGACACCCAGCGCCACCTGAAGGCGCGCGGAATCGAGTTCGACATCGAATCCATCCCGCGTGACGATCGCAGGACCTACGAACTTTTCGGGCGCGGTGACACAGTGGGTGTGTTCCAGTTTGAATCCTCGGGCATGCAGGAACATCTCAAGCGCCTGCAACCGGAGCGCCTGGACGACCTGATCGCCATGAACGCGCTCTACCGCCCCGGTCCCATGGACAACATTCCGTCCTACATCGATCGCCGACACGGGCGCGAGCAGATCAGCTACCTGCATCCGATTCTCGAGAAGTATCTGGAGCTGACCTATGGCATCATCGTCTACCAGGAACAGGTGATGCAGATCGGCCAGGCCGTGGGCGGATTCAGCCTGGGGCAGGCCGATGAACTGCGCCGTGCGATGGGCAAGAAGATCGAGGCCAAGATGGAGAAGATGAAAGTCATCTTCTTCGAAGGGGCCAGCGCCCAGGACATCAGCGAGGACATCGCGACGAAGATCTGGGACCTGCTCTTCAAGTTCGCCAACTACGGCTTCAACAAGTCACACAGCGCGGCCTACGCCTGGCTGGCCTACCAGACGGGCTGGCTGAAAGCCAATCATCCGGCGGAATTCATGGCCGCCGTCATGACCAACGACCAGGACGACACCAAGCGCGTCGTGCTCTACATCGAAGAATGCCGCAAGCTGAACATTCGTGTGCTGCCTCCGGACATCAACGAGTCCGAGTCGGAATTCTCGGTGGTGAATGGCGACATCCGTTTCGGGCTGGGCGCGATCAAGAATGTGGGTTCGGCGGCCATCGAGTGCATTCTGGCCGCGCGCCGGGCCGAAGGTCCCTTCAAGTCGGTATTCGACCTGCTCGAGCGGGTGGACACGCGCCTGACCAACCGCAAGGTGCTGGAAAGCCTGATCCAGGCCGGTGCGCTCGACAGCCTGGAAGAACACCGCGCCTCGCTGTTCGCCAATGTGGAAGTGCTGCTGTCCTACGCCCAGGTGCTGCACGAGCAGGAGTCCCGCAACCAGATGAGTCTCTTCGGAGGCGGTGGTGATACGGAAACCGAGCTGCCCAAGCCGCGCCTCTCCGACGTGGCGCCCTGGACCGATCTGGATCGCCTGGCCCGCGAGAAGGAACTGGTGGGCTTTTACATTTCCGGGCACCCGCTGGAGCAGTACCGCGACGACATCCGTTCCTTTTCCACCAGTTCGCTGGACAAGATGCCCACTCTGGCACACAACAGCCCCGTGCGCGCCTGCGGCATGATCACCGAGTGCCGCATCCTGCTGACCAAGCGCGGCAAGCGCATGGCCATGGGCACGCTGGAAGACTTCACCGGCACAATCAAATTCATGGTCTTCGAGGATTCGCTGCCCCGCTGCCAGGCTCTGCTGCAGGCCGATGCGATGGTCACGATGAAGGGCAAGCTCTCGATCCGCGACGAGGACGATGTGGCCCTGCTGGCCGAGGATGTGCTGCCCATCGAGGACATGTGCAGTCTGCTGGGAAACCGTCTCACCATCGGAATCCAGGCCTCCACCTTCAATGAATCGCTCATGGAGCCACTGGAGCGTCTGCTGGAGCAGCACAAGGGCCAGGCGGATGTATACTTCTGTCTGCAGTCCCAGGATGAGCGACCGCTGGTATTCCGCAGCGAAAAATTCACCGTCAGCATTTCCGCCTCCTTCATCGACTCATTGAAGGAGCTGCTCAGCGGCCATTCCGTGCTCGTGTCGGGATGAGTGGGCGCGTGTCCGATCCGCGACTGCTCGAATCTGGAATGTGCGTCACGACGCCCATCGGACCACTTGAACTGCTGGAGCTTCTGGGCCGCGGAAAGTCGGGCTATTCCTGGAAGGCTCGCACGGCCCTTGGCGAGCTGGTCGTCTACAAGGCCATGCACGACGAGCCGTGCTCGTTCTACCGCTTTTCGGGAAACAAGGTCGAGCACGAGCGCGGGGCCTGGCAGGTCCTGAGCCGGGCGGGCATTCCGCTACCCGAGCCGCTGTGCTTCGATCCTGAGGGAAACTGTCTGGTCAAGGAGTACATCGCCGGTGACACGGGCTGCCTGCTGGCGGCCGATGATCGGGTGGATCTCGAGCTGGTGCGCGCGCTGCGCCGGATGTCGCTGATGGCGAAGGCCGAGGGGCTGAACCTGGACTGGTTTCCGCCCAACTTCGTGCGCCGGGGAACGGAACTGGTATACATCGACTACGAAGCCAATCCCTGGGATGCGCGCTGGAGCCTGGAACACTGGGGCTTCTGGTACTGGGCCAATGCCGCGGGCATGCGGCACTTGCGTGAGCAGCATTCGATGAGTGACCTGGAAGACGAGCCGGGTCACCCACGTCATCAGGGGCTTGAGTCGCGGGTGCGCACCTGGTGCACGGAGTCTTGATGAATCGGTGTCGTCCTGGGTCGCAGCATGGAACACGCGGGACGAAAGGGAGCATCGTTCATGGATGAGCCAGTTCTGGACCTGCCGATCGGGGAAGACATGTCACCCGAGGACCGGATGTTTGCCCTGCACATCAACGAGATCCAATTGCTGCTGGCGGAGAAGCGCACGGCGCTGGCCGTCTTGCGCACCGGCATCGCCATCATGGCCCTGCCCATTTCGGTGCTCAGCGTGCTGATCGCGACCTCCCGCCTCTACGATCTGGCAGCCGTGTGGCAGCTGCTGGTCCCCGTGATCCTGATCAGCGTGGCGCTGGCCGCGCTGGCCGTCAATCTTGTCATGCGATCCATGCGCCGCCTGCTGACGATCGATCGGCTGATCAGCCTGATCAAGCGGGAATCCCCGCGCCTGGCTCGCCTGGTTTCCTGAGCGGGGCGACAAAGCTGACACGGAACGAGCAACTGCTTTACATGGCTAGAAATATTTGTTGACGCATATACTTTACAAAAATTATGCGCGGAAAAGCATTTGAAATTGACGATCGGTGCGTTGAGCAGTATGTTCTGCCGGACCCATTCCGCAACCACCGACCGGAGTCCGCCGATGCGCCATGATATCCAGGAGCTTGCAACCGCAATCCGGCTTGCCCGGATTCGCCGTGGACTGAGCCAGAAGGAACTTGGCCTGGCAACGGGGCTTCCGCAAAGCCATGTATCCCGAATCGAGAAAGGTGTCGTGGATGCGAAACTGTCCACATTTCTCGACCTGGCACGCGCCCTCGACCTTGAACTGATGCTGATTCCCCGTCAGCAGGTCCTGCTCGCCGAAAGCGTCCTGGGCTCCAAGGTGCAAAGCTCTCCCGGGAGGAACGATGCCTGGGAGAAGTCCACCGCCCGATTGATCCGCAGGATACGACAGCGACTGGCCACACAGGCGGTCAGCGCAGAGAATGGGAAACTTGTCGACCAGACGCTCGCTGAACTTCTGTCCATGGTGCCTGCCATTCCCGACACACGGCAGAGGCGCGTGCTGGACTTGTTGCGAGAGATCGGGAAGGTGTCCCAGGACCCCGAAAAAGTGAGCCGCGCATTGGCCGAATTGCGTCAGCTGAGTGCTGGAATCATGGGCGAGGCCCCGTTCGAGCGCCAGCCCGCCTACCGCCTGGGTGACGACGAATGACAGGCGGCGCCACAGGCAACACGTCCGATCTGAAGATTCTTCTGCACGGCAGGCGAATCGCCACCATCAGTCGCCTTGCGGACGACAGGAACCTCCTCGTGCTTGAGGACGACTACATCCAGAACCCAGATCGCCCCACTCTGGGACTTGGGTTCATGGACCAGGCCGGCGAGCTGCTGACGGAGTTTCATCCAACGCGCATGCGCCTGCACCCGTTCTTCTCGAATCTTCTGCCGGAAGGAGCTCTGCGGGAGTACCTGGCGAAGCGGGCAGGCGTGAAATCAAGCCGGGAGTTCTTTCTGCTGGCCGTGCTGGGCAAGGATCTGCCTGGTGCATTGACCGTGGAAGCCCGGGAGCTGGATGATGTGTTCACACTGCTGTCCGCACAGGAGCGCGGCACGGTTGAATCAGGCTCCGCAAACTCACCCTCGAGAATGCGCTTTTCTCTGGCGGGGGTTCAGCTCAAATTCTCCGCGATTCTCGAGGCGGCGGGCGGTTTGACCATTCCGGCAGAAGGCGTTGGCGGAAACTGGATCATCAAGTTGCCCTCGGCCCTGTATGCCCGCGTCCCAGAAAACGAGTACTCGATGCTGGAGCTGGCACGACATATCGG from Candidatus Delongbacteria bacterium encodes:
- the dnaE gene encoding DNA polymerase III subunit alpha, with the protein product MPEFIHLHNHSHYSLLDGAATVPQLVDKAVQLEMPALALTDHGNLFGTLDFHKTCRAKGVKPIIGCEVYVAHGSRLVKRKVPGQRNYYHMILLAKDMEGYHNLLRLVSRGYLEGFYSKPRVDRELISEYHKGLVCTSSCLAGEVNQALVNDDWTAALDTARFYRDLFGDDFYLEVQNHGIRDEDKARSRIRELSDQLMIPLVATNDVHYLEPTHVNSHDIYVRVRDQVQHDPRNLRYGTTELWFKSQQQMYDLMIGFEDACKITTEIADKCNVELDFSARQLPAFPIPADSPAQTLDEYFAQVCREGLIWRYGPNPPQGHRDRLEFEIGVIKAMGFPGYFLIVKDFIDYARQHDIRVGPGRGSAAGSMVAYATGITNIDPLEFGLLFERFLNPERVSMPDIDIDFEDKHRSEVIEYVRDKYGHDCVAQIVTFGRLKTKAVIKDVGRVLGLTFAETDHITKMIPEKLANGEAITLKNCRMQLPELNELLETDKRMAQVWQHAEVLEGLNRATGVHAAGVVITPGELAQFVPLQKVKGPKGQEDVITTQWDGQWIDEVGLLKMDFLGLRTLTIIKDTQRHLKARGIEFDIESIPRDDRRTYELFGRGDTVGVFQFESSGMQEHLKRLQPERLDDLIAMNALYRPGPMDNIPSYIDRRHGREQISYLHPILEKYLELTYGIIVYQEQVMQIGQAVGGFSLGQADELRRAMGKKIEAKMEKMKVIFFEGASAQDISEDIATKIWDLLFKFANYGFNKSHSAAYAWLAYQTGWLKANHPAEFMAAVMTNDQDDTKRVVLYIEECRKLNIRVLPPDINESESEFSVVNGDIRFGLGAIKNVGSAAIECILAARRAEGPFKSVFDLLERVDTRLTNRKVLESLIQAGALDSLEEHRASLFANVEVLLSYAQVLHEQESRNQMSLFGGGGDTETELPKPRLSDVAPWTDLDRLAREKELVGFYISGHPLEQYRDDIRSFSTSSLDKMPTLAHNSPVRACGMITECRILLTKRGKRMAMGTLEDFTGTIKFMVFEDSLPRCQALLQADAMVTMKGKLSIRDEDDVALLAEDVLPIEDMCSLLGNRLTIGIQASTFNESLMEPLERLLEQHKGQADVYFCLQSQDERPLVFRSEKFTVSISASFIDSLKELLSGHSVLVSG
- a CDS encoding helix-turn-helix transcriptional regulator translates to MTIGALSSMFCRTHSATTDRSPPMRHDIQELATAIRLARIRRGLSQKELGLATGLPQSHVSRIEKGVVDAKLSTFLDLARALDLELMLIPRQQVLLAESVLGSKVQSSPGRNDAWEKSTARLIRRIRQRLATQAVSAENGKLVDQTLAELLSMVPAIPDTRQRRVLDLLREIGKVSQDPEKVSRALAELRQLSAGIMGEAPFERQPAYRLGDDE